ttgtaATTTAGAATGTTGtgttttggaatccttgcagagatgccaaatcgattggcgctTTATCGAAgtgttgagatgtctgtacaatgccgctactatgactgtccaagtacaggaccacaagacaagacctatccaactgcaacgtggagtgagacagggggatgtgatatctccgaaactgttcaccaatgcattggaagatgtctttaagacgttggactggaaaggacatggcatatgtataaatggcgagtacatgtcacacctccgcttcgcggacgacatcgttattatggcagaatctctgcaggaactcagctggatgctaagtggcctaaatgctgcttcccgacgtgttggcctcggtatgaacttggacaagacgaaagtcatgtacaatgctcacatcaaaccggagccggtcgccgttggtgaggcaacaatcgaagttgtgcaagaatatgtctacctcgggcagactattcggctaggcagaagcaacttcgacaaggaggctgcaaggcgcatccaactgggttgggctgcattcgggaaacttcgtcacatattctcctcggccattcctcagagcctgaagacaaaagtcttcaaccagtgcgtcctgccagtgatgacgtatggtgcagagacgtggacactgacggtaggactggtccaccgatttaaagtcgctcagcgtgctatggagagagctatgcttggggtttctctgatggatcgtatcagaaatgaggttatccgtcagaggactaaggttaccgacatagctgtcaaaatatgcaagctgaagtggcagtgggctggtcatatttgccgaagaaccgataaccgttggggtagacgagttctcgagtggagaccacgaacaggcaaacgcagcgtgggacgccctcctgcccgctggactgaagaccttaggcgggtggcgggtagtggttggatgaggaaggccgaggaccgagtgttgtggcgctccttgggagaggcctatgtccagcagtggatgattattggctgatgatgaatttaGAAAAAGTGACATTTTAATGAAGCTTTCTGCAACTGGGTGTCGTTAACTCGTTAATCGTTCTATTTTAgaattttgaataatttttagtaggtattcattGGTTTGATAAATCATAGATATTGAATTTTGTTTTCAGGGTATAAACTTCACGAATTTCACATCACACATGATAATTGGTGTATTTCTTGTATTCATACAAACTTACCTACAGTTTCGATTTATGTACAGAGACGTGACTAAACTGAGAATGGGAGAAAAACCTGAAGTACAAAGTAAGTGGAAATTGAAAGCCTTTTTCCTAAACAACAATGTCATCTAGATATACATTCATAATGACCGTAAAATCTTAACTGTAATGGCATTTGTGATTCTTTCGATAATTTGATTTAtgcaatacaataattattttacaataacaaCTATGTAAAGCATTCTAAACTAGAAAAACAGGTATTTGATGAATAGCCGTTGTAAGATCAACTAAGTAATCTGAAATGTTTCCAGAACTTCGCCACCAAGTTTCAGCGTGGAAGAAAGCGTTGTCAAGTTTAACAAACTACCGAACAGAGGAGAAGGTAGTGAGGCGAGTTGTTGAGAATAAGCTGCAGATTTTAGAACAGGAGATCAAAGAACAGAATAAATGCCAGAATTTAGCGTTGCCAAAAGAGACATTTGAGAAAACTTTGGAAGAATTGAGGGAAAAGGTAGAGACTATAGGATCTAGATGATTACTGTGAATTAGTTGGCAATATAATGATTGACTGAattttctttgctttttagtacacgataaaagataaaacttTGTTAATACAAACGTTGGCGGCCATAACGTTTATAGTTATAGTGTTTTTTCTACATTCCCTTCCACAAATGCGTAAGTATCATCGGTGTTCTTGCTTAAGGTAAGCGTGCGtctttcggcatcgtacgtatctcattcagtattctttgtataaaaattcacacaagtgcgtccacttcattgGCATTGCCGACGTCGTTtctatacatttatgacaatctgTTTGGTgttacgtacgataccgataggttgACGCTTACATTATTTTGTGTCTCTTATTTTGGATTCATTTTTACTACTCatgtgtttcttttcagaaAGTTTATCCCTAGGATGGAGTGCATTACTTGGGACCACAATGCTTCTTGTTTTAGCAGATAAAGATGATCTCCAACCAATTTTGAGCAAAGTTGAATGGTCcactttgttattttttgctgcTCTATTCATCTTTATGGAGGTAAAGCCTCTTATGTTCTTCCTTCGTTAGTTTCATCAAGTCTTGGATGATGAAAAACTATTTTGTCTATCCGGCACGTccaaaatatcaatttatataTTCGTAATTTTTACAGGCGATCACAAAATTGGGATTAATTCAATGGATCGGAGGTTTGACCGAGGAACTAATACTCACAGTTGACGAGAAGTACCAACTACCAGTAGCTATTTTACTCGTTTTATGGGTAAGAATAcgtttgtaaaaatattttacccttaattttattttttatcattttgaccatatttttaatacttacttattaattgCAGGTGTCAGGAATAACATCGGCCTTCGTCGATAACATTCCCCTAACTTCGATGATGGTACGAGTGGTGACGTCATTAGGGACGAATCCTAATTTGGCACTGCCGATGGCGCCGCTCATCTGGGCTTTGTCTTTTGGAGCTTGTATGGGAGGTAAGAATCactaggtatttaaatttattttattgtttgacAAATCTTCATTGAAACCTACAATTATACCGTTAACATAAAATTTCGCCCTGCCGTTTTTTTCTTGTAGtgctataaaaatatcttCTTTCATATTGTCATGTTTCCATTGTGATGCGGTAGCAATTTCATCATGTATTAGCGATTCACAGTTGgcgttattgtaattttatgtttcCTATCTCTACCAGATTTGTTCAATTTATGTTATGACCTCCTTTTAGAGATGCTGATACCATAGCtctaatgtttttataatttaggactgatttttcaatagtcatataaacgttatctgaggaatgAAATAGTTCCTGTCACTGTCTCATACAAGCATTCTGatgacagcatcagaattattcctcagataactttaatctgactattgaaaaatcagcccttaaaaAACTAGGTATTTGTCTTTTGTTTCAGGCAACGGCACTTTAGTGGGAGCCAGTGCTAACGTGATATGCGCTGGGTTGGCTGAGCAACATAACTATAAGTTCACTTTCAAAGAGTTCTTCAGGATAGGAGCTCCGATGACCATCGGGCATCTGGTCACAGTGTCTGCGTATCTTCTGATATGCCATTGTGTTTTCACTTGGCACTAAAATTGTTAAGTGCATAATAATTGTAGATTCTGAAAGAGATCtctcatcataattattaataagtttCTTTTTGGGGTTTGTATAATGCATTCCAATAATTGAAGATCAATTTGATAAACATGaaataagtattaatttattctttaaacaacttaaataacttaattatGTTGTTAACAATAACATTGTAATAAGTTAACATAAGAATCATAACAGTTTATGcaaaatgcaaaaaatataaaagttgattatttggtttatttatcttattttgttttttacctGCCTTTGGTTAGATTGGCTAATTGCCTAGCAAGTGTAGCAACCTAGCTACTTATATTCAcaattatttcataaatataactaaaattagactttcctatttttttaaagatgtAAGCAACATCCTTGTAGTTACCTACCGCTAAAGTATGATGGTTTAGGTCTACTTCTACTAAGTACGTCTGAAAAATAGGTGTAGATGGAATTTATGACTTAAATCTAATGACAAAAGTGCGTATTTGCGTCGGCCGCAGCGTCACTATGAAGTGCTCATCTTCTGCCTCGGGTTCGCTTGTATCCTTGATTTCTTCTCTTTTCTTCACAGGAATTGCTCTGAAAATATCATATTTATCATTCTTTATGGTTTTCTTTCGGGGGAAGACCATTAATGTGTAAAAAATAGTTAAAAGCAGCTTCATTCTCTAGTTTCTCACGCTGGCAAAGTGGTAACCACCACCAGTGGTCCACTTTACCCCCGGCCACTGTCTTAACCCACCTTACATACATCATTGAATTAGGAAGTACTACTTATTTGTGGCCATTGtttctatattattttgtaaataattaaaatgctTTACCTTTTCCTTCTTTTGTTTGAAAAGTCCTCTTCGGCATTATGATATTCATTGTCATCTGTGATTTGGTCTGCAGCAGCTGTGAAATTAATGTGTGTTTGAATTTCCCAATGCCATTTTAGTTTTACGGAATATCTACTTGCgactaatataataatatattaacaaaATACCTCTGGCTTCATTCTCATCACttctatatttaatatctCTTTGAGTCTTCCGACTACCTTTCTTTTCCTCTTTTTCAGGTTCAGTGGGATTTTGCTCCATAATTTTGTCAGTTACGGCTGTATTAAGAGCTGGTACATTTGCATGTTTATCATCATTTGAATCAATTTTGATGTTATTCTCAAAAAACTctttcaattttaaatcaatctCATCTGTTGTGGAGTAAGATGAAATTTTTGAAGGGGTTGATAGCTTTTCTGATTGCTCAGTAGATGACTCAGTTTTATCACCATATTTTTTCTGAAATATACTTTTAACATTCAATTGATAGACCTTAGTGGATGATTGCTTCTTTGCTTCATCATCAGAAAATAGTCCTTTGAAAGATTTAGATGGTATGTAACCTTTCTCCTCTTTACTGCTATCGCGGAATTTATCTTCATCATCAAAAATGTTGTATTGTGTCTGCTCGGTAACTCGAGCTATTCTTCTAAGACTAAATGATTTTTGTTGTACAGTTGTTACAGGTGTTTCGGTACTAGTTAACGTGGGTGACGAGTTAGAGGCTTCTGTAGTCACCTTAGTAGTTGATAAGATTGTAGACGATTTAGTTGTTTCTACATCTTCTTCATCTGACTGTATAAGTTCTTCTTCAATGGTAGTGCTTCGAACTGTTGCTGTTGTAGTCGATACAATTTTCGTTGCGGATGGTGGAgggttatattttatttttggcgTTTCATCCGAATCATAGTCGTCATCGTCAAAACTACGTTTTATGGCTTTCGTATCTAGTTTCTTAACAAACATGTCCTTGACTAGTGGCGAGGAATTTTCTTCGGCACTTATTTGTCTATGAGCTTCTGTCTTCCTGTGTTCTCTTAGTCTGCGGTCTAGTTTTTCATCGGTTATAAAGAAAGGCATGAATGCGCCAAGTGATTTGGTCTGGCTTCGTTTCGGTTTAttgaataagttatctttCTCGATAAGAATTTCTCTGCAATATAAAATAGGTGATAACCAAAATAACagaacagaaaaaaatacatagtacattatattatatatattttagctGAGCGTAGTGATAtcaacataggtacatatatataatatctattaaaataacataccGTCTCTTTCTATTCAAGTTGAAGTCTGGCTCTAATGAGtcgtgttttattttactttcaaATGAATGTTCATTAAATAATTCTTCTCCATTACTCCTGTTTTCAAAATTCTTACTATGGCTATTTTTGAAGGGACTCAAAATAGGTGCCTTGTTAGAGTTTAATTTTCTATGAACTGttctttcattattttttctgGAGTACCAAGAGTTTGTTTTGTAATACATTTCGTAAATTGATTTCGTTACATCATCTTGATCTTCTGTGACATCTTTCAAAATATGTCTTGTTTCATATTCTTCCAAACCACTGTTCCTTATTACGTTTTCAGGTGTGACTTTATTGCTTTCGCGTTTACTTCTAGATTTAATTTCGTAGTTCCTCATAGAGTgatccatttcattttcattatcaACTGACTCACGTTGTTTTCGCTGTCCATAGTTATAAGTGTCGTCGTAATCAATGACATGTCCATCTGAAAGatttataaattgtaattttgGTCATGAAACTGAAAACCTAAAAATCTCGAAatgaaaaaagtattttaccGTTCCCATAGGCATCAGGTACATCTTCTAATCCGAATGCATCATTCCCACCGCTGTATATGTATCTGCAATCGATCACGTTATTAGGCTTGGATTTGGCAGTGGGATACCCATACTTAAAGTGTCAGGTATAGTATACACTCTCAGGTTATACACTATTCATAACATACAATGCAGAATGTTCCGTGGCGATGCCACATCATTCggaaatacattaaattatttagattgtattttgttgtatgtACAGTTATTTGTATATAGTTTGTGTACTTTATGTTCGTAGATTTAATTTCTAATACATTAAATACTGCAGACATTTCTAAGGTTTTTAAAGAATATGACATGATTGCGAGGCCAAAACTAAATGTAGAGAAAAAAAGCTGTAAGTTACCCAGTATCGGGATcgtcactgataaatttcACCCTGTTTACCTGGAAGACCAGTCCATCTGCCGTGCCTCATCTAGCCACTGGTTGGCAGCCAGCGTGGTCTCCCTCACTGATGTGATGTGGCGCTGCAGAAACAACTTGCGGAGGTCCACCGTGATTGTGCCGGCTTCTGCTGCAATTTTACGTATTGCTGTcatatcattatcatcatcttTAGGAACCAATAATCGTCACACTATCCACCAatccgcactaggccagcgtggtggactaggccttaaGCCCTTCTTCTAAAGGCTtcttccaaggagcgccacaacactctgtaaCTACTAAATTCCTTTATTAGATCCAGCGGGCAGAAGGATATTccacgctacgtttgcctgtttgtggtCTCTTCTCGAGAACGTGGCCAGTTACCTAACTACTACCTGTTATCAGTTTTCGGCAGATATGTGTTGCGATTTTGTTAACCAGCAGGTATACTAACTACATTTTGAGGCTGAAAGCTATTTTAAGGTTACCTGGTGTTGAGTCTTCATGACTGCTCGGTGGCGGAGGATCTGAAAGTACATAAATGACTcagttattttttatcgatCACCATCTAAGTGAGGTTATTTGGCTTCAAATAAAGACCAACAGGGGCAGTACCCTCTTAGAGAATAAAATATggtgaaagaaagaaagaagacgCGTATGCAAGAGAAAAAAGATTTGAAGCACTGCACTTGAATAGCCGGAGCACTGCATGGTTAGCGTAGCATTCGTTACTGATTACTGTTCTACGGCTCCGGGCCTAGTCAAAACTTTCGGCTTAGCCGTAGTATCACTACACCATCCGGTCATCAAAATAGTTTATGCCGTACTTTGGTACCGTTAACTCTGTAAACTCCGTAAACTCTGGTTGTGGAACGTTAAGATCAAGAAAGAAAAATGTCATTTATTTctaacacacacagaaacaacgAAACAACACATAGTTACGCTTACAAGAAAGgataaaaaagtaatatttttttttagcgCGAATGTTGCTTCCCGGTGCCGAAACGggttctagctcagcttgatGCTATGGCAGGTATACTACACCACACCATAGCATATCATTGGCCACAGCATCTATATAGATGATTGTTGCAGCGCTCGTGGGTTATGATTATGAGTTACGACGGCCGCACCGTCGTTGATGGCTGTATAGTCCAATAGCAGCACGACATTTTTTGCCACAATGGTTGCAGACGAAACGCGATTCCATACATAGAACCACCACACAATAGAGGTTAGAAGAATATAACATGTCGTACCCTGAGTGCTATTATCCGTCACCGTATTCTCAAGCCGCAGCAGCACGGCGCCGCCGCGCCACGGCTCCAGCGTCAGCACGTGCACGCGCGGGGGGACCCCGTGCGAGTGGAGGGAGGAGAACTGAAACCAGAATAGTGGGATTACCACCagcgacacattagcaatttacgcgtcgctcgcttgtcaaatctgaagTAACTTGTATGTATCTCACAGATAATTTGATAAACGAGCGACGCAGCTTATTGTGACGGTGGTGGTACAGTAGCAGGATATCGAAGCATGATGATCGGAAGATAAGAGAGGAAACAGAGGGCTTCCTTGCTGGGAGACGACTAGTTACTCGACGACTCTTAaaggtacattagtacaaggcgtgagtacgtgtttttttttcttaaaggtaagcgtccacctgtcggtatcgtacgtatcgaaacaaactattttttatgaatgaagAAACGGTCGGTGTcagcaatgccgatgaagtggacgcataTAGTTTGTGTGAATTTTTAtgcaaagaatactgaatgcgatgtgTCCGTTCATCCGTAACGTACGTTGcggaaaggtggacgcttacctaaATACTTCTTCAGGGGGTCCATAAAAAGGGGGCCTTCTgagtattattattgaaaactTACTGGATTATGAAGTTGTATAAGTGTGACGTAGACTGACGTTCGTGACTTCATGACTCACCCTCTTGTTCCTGACATTGGCCCACTTGCGTCGGTTGATCCGGTCACCGCTAGCCAGGAACGCCCAGGGCTCGTACTTCCACCGCAGCGCCGCCTGGGAGGCTCGGTCGAAGAACGACTGCTTATCTGTCCACCAGAAACAAAAGATGTTTGAGTTTAGACCAGTCTAACAGTACAAAATCATCAACTGACTACGGGAGGAATCAAAGGTTTGGTTGGAAAACTCCATAGAAGAGTAAGGAGTAACGTTGTGAAATATCTCGACCGCATGTCGCCTGAGGCCAATGAGCAGCCACTTGTATCGTATAAGGACATTAACACAGTTATGATTGGTTAGTTAAATGGATGTCTATCAAGAACGTGTATTATGTTTGATATAAAGTGTTTTGGATATACTGTATCGACGCGCCTCTTTTTTAGGTGAGTATCAACCACAAACCTTCAGGTTTCCTCCTCCCGAACACGATCCGTTGTTTCCCCCTCACGATGAGGCCCACGCCGCCCTCCTCCTCGTTCAGGGACTCTTCCAGACCAAACCCGTCGTCCGTCAGCAGACGACGGTGCACCTGAAGGTAGtattaaggtattttaaatgacGGTGTCAAATATTTGACGGTGGACTATACAGCGTTGGTTGCCGTAGTCAAAAGATTAGCCAGCCCGATTGTTTATTAGTTTACGACTGTCCAGGGTGCATCGAAAATATCCAGAGTACAGCTAATACCATGGGGAGATTCGTAGAcccataaatatgtatgttttgGAGGCCTATCTCCAGTAATAGATCGTTGGCTTGTGTAATTATTTGTGTTTAAGTGTTCTGTTGCCAGCAGCAGGTGATGACATATTTTGCGGTACTGCTATTGCTGAAGGTTCTAATTATGAAGACACATAAATCCTCCCTCTCACCATAACCTCGACCTCCCCCGGCCGGTACGAGGCTCCCCCCTGGCTGCGGTCCACCAGCACGCACAGGCCGCTGGAGTCGTTCCCCTGGATGCAGATGCGCGACGTCACCGGGTAGTAGCAGGACGGAAGGTACTTCTGCTTCTTTTCCGCTGGAACATTGGTGAGGGGATATAATTTACATATTCATATGTTGAACGAACGGCCAGAAAATTTACGCATGTACTTAGTTTTAAAGTGAACGAACTGCAAGCATGGCTATAGGAACAATATCTGATAAGACGTACTTATTAACTATGTTAATCTCTGAGGCCCTATACAGAAATAAAGCTGGCTTTTATTGCGTGTACAAAAAATTGTGTTGCAACGTCGCAAGGCAAAAAGCTGCGACAGTAATTAAGCATTTGCCctgaaaaactgtcaaaacagtCGCAGATTTTTGCGATGCGTCGTGGTAACGCAGTTTTGTATACACGCCCTTAAAAGCTGGTTATCTGCGCCGATCTGTCAGTTTCATACTATTTCAGCGCTGATAAGCTTATAAGCTAAAGCGGTGACAGCACTTACCAGTGTTGGTCTCATTCCAGCAGCTCCTCCTCATCATCTGGCGTCCGTTGGAGTCGGTGAAGAACTCCTGGCTGCTGATGTTGGTGCTGAACCTCGACACCACCTCCTTGCCAAGGTCAGTCCTGGAATATGTTTTGAAATTTCAGCTTGAAATTATTGAGGATGCTTTCGTTCTATCTTGAACCATTGAGGTTCCATAAAGGAATGGTAAGTAATGTTGGCACTTACTAAATTGATTATGAAGGACAGAGTATTGTGGCGTTCTTTTATACGgcggcctatgtccagcagtgtaTCTACTACGGGCTGATGGTGATGGAAAGCATTTATCAGGAATGACTGAAGCAATTTCGATTAAAACATTTTCAGAACTTACCTACACCTCATTCACAGTCCTCCCATCCAAAGTTCCACAACCGACACACAAACACCTATAACCTACAACCCCCTTGCTTACCCAAGCGGCACAGGCCCGATGACCCACTCCAGCTCCACAAACTCCTCGCCGCGGTAGAGCCTAATGACCTGAGAGACCCAGTCAGAGAACCGCTGGCGGATCTCCTTGACTAGCGGGCCGCGGATGGTGTGGATCGAGGCTTTGTCTGAtacctgatgatgatataatCCATTGGAATTATTGCATAGGTACACTAGAAATCATATGGCTTAGAGGAGTCGTGTAAGCAGTGGGtggaatatattttattccaaaactgcGCGACATCATTAGATTAGTGCCACTATGTCGCATGCAGCTATACGTCTATTGCAGCCATATAACAACGCGGACTCCGGTGAATACTAAATGATTGCAGCAATTGCAATCACTTCTAGGAAATCAGTATTGTCATAATGCTATTGTTAACAGAAGCGCAAACAAGACCTCCTACTGTACCACTACCACCACATTAAAAGTTATCTTAGTAAAGTTCTCTCTTTATGTCtcttctctctctctcttacCGGCACAGCATCAAGACTTCCAGGCCTAAAGCTGTAAGCCCCAGAATGCACCGGCGCAGTCGTCTGGCTGTAGTAGAAAAAGTTCTGTGACACCTGCACCCTCGCCCCGTCCTGGTGCTGGAGGGTCTCCAGCAGACCTGTGTCCTTGTTCACGTGCACTCTGATGTACTGGAAGAAAGTTTGGCTGTAAGTCTTCAATACTAGGAGGTATAAGTGGCAAGCTATTTGATCGACAACCGGAGATCTTAGATAGGTAGCAGTTAATGCCTGGATGAGGATAGCAGTGGAAAGATTGCTGTGGCTCTCCGTGGTGTGCTTATGCTGTGATGATGAAGATCAACattcttgattaaattacCTCTTCAACGTCAATGATAGACTTTATAAACTTATGTAAACCTACTGTTTTGGTAGGGATATAAAAAGGATCTATACGAACCTCATTTGATATGCAGTATACTTTGTCCAGATTTTCCTCTGAGttggtattttttgtgaaagCTGTTTCCTTCTGCAATAAAGTGAAATTACTTAGATTGATATTTTGTTACTGATTATTGGTTATATCTAAGCCATGTGTGTACgtatgtaacttttttatagaaTCAGCATTtacattaaatacttaatatttagaGATAACTAGTGTCTGCATACACACTCACTCTGCCACTTATGTACTCTACAGACAGATTCTTCCAAATCAAACTCCAGGAgtagacaaaaaaaaatatacaaaccaCAGCATCATGCACAGCAGTGACGTAGAACGAGGCGTACCCCAGGGCGGGCACGCTCTCCGCCTCGAACACCAGCTCCTGAAGGGCGGCGGAGCGGCGCCCCGGCAGGTTGATGACGGGCGGCGGGAGCGGCAGCAGCTGGTACTCTACGTCGTCATCTGGAGGTTTATATGGTATTTAAGGTTGGAATAGTCACGCATTGTTTGGTCCAAATCATGTAAGGTGGACAGATGGGAGCCGTAagcttttttatttgaatgtaTATTTAGTGATTTTACAGGCAATTTTATTGAGTCCAAACAAATTCACCGAAGTTTTTATTCTGTAGTGTCCGAGTTAGAGCACTGTATGTATAAGAGTGCTCTTCAtagtttacatattttatttacagtaagCTTTTACCACTGCGTTTTGACTAAAACAGTTAAATTAATCTATATGATTTTGGAAAGGCTCTCTGTTTCCAACCCAATGTAATTCACTTACAAACAGATGCGTCTGGAAAGAGTTTAGGGGCTGTTCTTTACATGGGTGATCAGCAGGGACTGTATACTGACCATTAGCATCCTTGATGGAGTAGCTGAGCATGGTCGCCGGCAGTCTCACGAAGTGGTAGGTCTTCACGCTGGACGGATTGTACAGCAGAAGCAGTAGAGTGTCTTGGGTTTCGCTGAACTGGGGaagaaatattaatttgtttctTGAATATGGGTTTTTCTGAAGGATCACATAACAAATAAGATTGTCCC
The DNA window shown above is from Plutella xylostella chromosome 30, ilPluXylo3.1, whole genome shotgun sequence and carries:
- the LOC105390371 gene encoding lysosomal alpha-mannosidase; its protein translation is MCKYNGHFVLFLYLLQCCICRVELIYRGQCGYKQCPQTREGALNVHLIPHSHMDAGWVKTFDEYYYGTRTQVSTANVQLIFHSVLSELLHDKNRKFTFAESAYFWRWWKEQRPSMRNVFRTLVQEGRIEIAGGSWVQNDEATADYEAIIDSYTWGLRKINDTLGPCAKPKAAWQIDTYGHSREQASLLAQMGYDGLFISRVDYKEREAMIDEDRLEFMWRGSDLLGKMSDIMTHTLFNLYNPPEGFCFDFLCNDEPIMNDPESNIYNADKRVSEFIAHIEHQAKYYDHDNIVVMMGGDFAYQSAASWFMNMDKLINHVHKHSANLSDINIFYSSPSCYLKAIYLYGRRDKTMHTEKGDYFPYGTDAQTYWSGYYTSRPSLKYLIKRSHQFLQVFKQLSVITRFDDSYELHLLRHAVSLAHHHDAITGTSQQHVANDFIRILTDALDASMKKVSVMLSHLTPSWGGSRRTKNQQQFVVCHDLNVSQCIFSETQDTLLLLLYNPSSVKTYHFVRLPATMLSYSIKDANDDDVEYQLLPLPPPVINLPGRRSAALQELVFEAESVPALGYASFYVTAVHDAVKETAFTKNTNSEENLDKVYCISNEYIRVHVNKDTGLLETLQHQDGARVQVSQNFFYYSQTTAPVHSGAYSFRPGSLDAVPVSDKASIHTIRGPLVKEIRQRFSDWVSQVIRLYRGEEFVELEWVIGPVPLGTDLGKEVVSRFSTNISSQEFFTDSNGRQMMRRSCWNETNTAEKKQKYLPSCYYPVTSRICIQGNDSSGLCVLVDRSQGGASYRPGEVEVMVHRRLLTDDGFGLEESLNEEEGGVGLIVRGKQRIVFGRRKPEDKQSFFDRASQAALRWKYEPWAFLASGDRINRRKWANVRNKRFSSLHSHGVPPRVHVLTLEPWRGGAVLLRLENTVTDNSTQDPPPPSSHEDSTPAEAGTITVDLRKLFLQRHITSVRETTLAANQWLDEARQMDWSSRYIYSGGNDAFGLEDVPDAYGNDGHVIDYDDTYNYGQRKQRESVDNENEMDHSMRNYEIKSRSKRESNKVTPENVIRNSGLEEYETRHILKDVTEDQDDVTKSIYEMYYKTNSWYSRKNNERTVHRKLNSNKAPILSPFKNSHSKNFENRSNGEELFNEHSFESKIKHDSLEPDFNLNRKRREILIEKDNLFNKPKRSQTKSLGAFMPFFITDEKLDRRLREHRKTEAHRQISAEENSSPLVKDMFVKKLDTKAIKRSFDDDDYDSDETPKIKYNPPPSATKIVSTTTATVRSTTIEEELIQSDEEDVETTKSSTILSTTKVTTEASNSSPTLTSTETPVTTVQQKSFSLRRIARVTEQTQYNIFDDEDKFRDSSKEEKGYIPSKSFKGLFSDDEAKKQSSTKVYQLNVKSIFQKKYGDKTESSTEQSEKLSTPSKISSYSTTDEIDLKLKEFFENNIKIDSNDDKHANVPALNTAVTDKIMEQNPTEPEKEEKKGSRKTQRDIKYRSDENEARAAADQITDDNEYHNAEEDFSNKRRKRAIPVKKREEIKDTSEPEAEDEHFIVTLRPTQIRTFVIRFKS